From one Angustibacter luteus genomic stretch:
- the selD gene encoding selenide, water dikinase SelD — protein sequence MTSDATTSVRLTQYGHGGGCACKIPPGELEQVVAGLPGLDAGHGLPLLVGLESGDDAAAVELRDGLAVLSTTDFFTPVVDDAYDWGRIAAANALSDIYAMGGRPVLALNLLGWPRDVLTMGLAAQVLRGGADVARLAGCHLAGGHSIDSPEPTYGLAVTGIAHPDQLMRNSTGRPGQPLSLSKPLGVGVLNNRHKRTGEVFEHAIASMTALNDTASGAAVAQGIRTATDVTGFGLLGHLHKLARASGVTAVIDAAAVPYLDGVRESAAQGYLPGGSQRNLDWVRPHLDAGGVDDLELLLLADAQTSGGLLVAGEIPGAPVVGELVPAEPGVTVRLR from the coding sequence ATGACCAGCGACGCGACGACGTCCGTGCGGCTCACCCAGTACGGCCACGGTGGCGGCTGCGCCTGCAAGATCCCACCGGGCGAGCTCGAGCAGGTGGTCGCCGGGCTCCCGGGCCTGGACGCAGGGCACGGACTGCCGCTGCTGGTCGGCCTGGAGTCCGGGGACGACGCCGCCGCGGTCGAGCTGCGCGACGGGCTGGCGGTGCTCTCCACGACGGACTTCTTCACGCCCGTGGTCGATGACGCCTACGACTGGGGACGGATCGCCGCGGCGAACGCGCTGTCCGACATCTACGCCATGGGCGGGCGTCCGGTGCTCGCGCTGAACCTGCTGGGGTGGCCACGGGACGTGCTGACGATGGGCCTCGCGGCCCAGGTGCTGCGCGGCGGCGCGGACGTCGCCCGGCTGGCCGGGTGCCACCTCGCCGGCGGCCACTCGATCGACTCCCCCGAGCCGACGTACGGTCTCGCGGTGACCGGGATCGCCCATCCGGACCAGCTCATGCGGAACTCCACCGGCCGCCCGGGGCAGCCGCTGAGCCTGTCCAAACCGCTCGGCGTCGGCGTCCTGAACAACCGGCACAAGCGGACGGGCGAGGTGTTCGAGCACGCCATCGCCAGCATGACGGCACTCAACGACACCGCCTCCGGAGCGGCTGTCGCGCAGGGGATCCGGACGGCCACGGACGTGACCGGCTTCGGGCTGCTCGGGCACCTGCACAAGCTGGCCAGGGCCAGCGGGGTCACCGCGGTGATCGACGCGGCGGCGGTCCCCTACCTCGACGGCGTGCGCGAGTCCGCAGCCCAGGGCTACCTGCCCGGTGGCTCGCAACGCAACCTCGACTGGGTGCGACCGCACCTGGACGCCGGCGGCGTGGACGACCTGGAGCTGCTGCTGCTGGCCGACGCCCAGACCTCAGGTGGGCTGCTGGTCGCCGGCGAGATCCCCGGCGCGCCGGTCGTCGGCGAGCTCGTCCCCGCGGAGCCCGGCGTCACCGTGCGTCTCCGCTGA
- the cydC gene encoding thiol reductant ABC exporter subunit CydC translates to MSTLVDTLAVMAPSRRRLLVAVLLGALALGSGVALIGVSGWLISRAAEHPPLVALSVAIVGVRALGISRGVFRYLERLVSHDVALAAAANLREQLYRRLSVADRATIAGLRRGDLVTRLGADVELVGDVLVRGVQPFAVAGVVVLAAVLVVLALVPVAGLLLAGCLLLALVVAPALAGLASARAHQVADEWAGELTGQAHDLLDHGDELAVSGLLSGRLAAAAQAEQQRAQALDRASRPAAWSAALSSLSCGAAVITGLVVGAEAVRDGDLGRVWLAVVTLVPLALADVVSPLPAAATVLVRGSLASGRLAPLLQADPAPDDTAGVDTEFGDDGPGPEPAELVASGLAVGWPGGPTVWDDIDLAALPGQLVVVAGPSGGGKTTLLLTLAGLLGPVRGTVTYGGADLAAIDPHRLRRRVTFHADDAHVFATTVRDNLLVARGDASDDDLATALEQVGLDAWLAGLPEGLATVVDAGSLSGGEQRRLLVARALLVGSEVLLLDEPTEHLDPEAAQRLTNALREHAGAHSAAVVVATHDPRLLAHADVLLDLTSAETHGDAGLRGDELADDRRAGDLAGDQQPT, encoded by the coding sequence GTGAGCACTCTGGTCGACACCCTCGCGGTCATGGCGCCGTCACGCCGCCGACTGCTGGTCGCGGTGCTGCTGGGCGCGCTCGCCCTCGGCAGCGGGGTCGCGCTCATCGGGGTGTCCGGGTGGCTGATCTCCCGGGCGGCTGAGCACCCGCCCCTGGTCGCGCTGTCGGTCGCCATCGTCGGGGTGCGAGCGCTCGGCATCTCTCGAGGCGTGTTCCGGTACCTCGAGCGGCTGGTCTCGCACGACGTCGCGCTGGCGGCTGCCGCGAACCTGCGCGAGCAGCTCTACCGGCGGCTGTCCGTCGCCGACCGGGCCACGATCGCCGGGCTGCGCCGGGGTGACCTGGTGACCCGTCTCGGGGCCGACGTCGAGCTGGTCGGCGACGTGCTGGTGCGCGGGGTGCAGCCGTTCGCGGTGGCCGGGGTCGTCGTCCTGGCGGCCGTCCTGGTGGTGCTGGCGCTCGTGCCGGTCGCGGGACTGCTGCTGGCCGGGTGCCTGCTGCTGGCGCTCGTCGTCGCGCCGGCCCTGGCCGGACTGGCTTCGGCGCGGGCGCACCAGGTCGCCGACGAGTGGGCCGGCGAGCTCACGGGCCAGGCGCACGACCTGCTCGACCACGGCGACGAGCTGGCCGTCAGTGGGCTGCTGAGCGGCCGGCTCGCCGCGGCGGCGCAGGCCGAGCAGCAACGCGCCCAGGCCCTGGACCGGGCGTCCCGTCCGGCCGCCTGGTCGGCGGCGCTGAGTTCGCTGTCGTGCGGTGCGGCCGTCATCACCGGGCTGGTGGTCGGCGCCGAAGCCGTGCGGGACGGCGACCTCGGGCGGGTGTGGCTGGCCGTCGTGACGCTGGTCCCGCTCGCACTCGCGGACGTCGTCTCGCCGCTGCCGGCCGCAGCGACCGTGCTGGTCCGCGGGTCATTGGCATCAGGGCGGCTCGCGCCACTGCTGCAGGCGGATCCAGCGCCTGACGACACGGCTGGCGTCGACACGGAGTTCGGCGACGACGGCCCCGGTCCCGAGCCGGCGGAGCTGGTGGCGTCCGGTCTGGCGGTGGGCTGGCCCGGTGGCCCGACGGTGTGGGACGACATCGACCTCGCGGCACTGCCCGGTCAACTCGTGGTGGTCGCCGGACCGAGTGGCGGCGGCAAGACGACGTTGCTGCTGACTCTGGCCGGGCTGCTCGGACCGGTCCGTGGCACCGTCACGTACGGCGGCGCCGACCTCGCCGCGATCGACCCGCACCGGTTGCGCCGTAGGGTCACGTTCCACGCGGACGACGCCCACGTGTTCGCCACGACGGTGCGGGACAACCTGCTGGTGGCTCGTGGTGACGCCTCGGACGACGACCTCGCCACCGCGCTCGAGCAGGTCGGGCTCGACGCGTGGCTGGCCGGGTTGCCGGAGGGTTTGGCGACCGTGGTGGACGCCGGGTCGCTGTCCGGCGGGGAGCAGCGCCGGCTGCTGGTCGCCCGCGCGCTGCTGGTCGGCAGCGAGGTCCTGCTGCTCGATGAGCCGACCGAGCACCTCGATCCCGAAGCGGCGCAACGGTTGACCAACGCCCTGCGTGAGCATGCCGGGGCCCACTCCGCGGCCGTCGTGGTCGCGACCCATGACCCACGGCTGCTGGCCCACGCCGATGTGCTGCTCGACCTGACGTCAGCGGAGACGCACGGTGACGCCGGGCTCCGCGGGGACGAGCTCGCCGACGACCGGCGCGCCGGGGATCTCGCCGGCGACCAGCAGCCCACCTGA
- the cydD gene encoding thiol reductant ABC exporter subunit CydD encodes MPALDPRLLRQVAPARRYVALTAAVGVTTGALVVAQALLLADVVAAVFYGADVGAKRAQVGALAVVVLLRAVLAWVQERYGERAATQVVAQLRQDVLRHGASLGAGGLTSSGRTALVALVTDGLERLQPYLSRYLPQLVAAAVLTPALLAVVLWQDPLSALVIAVTLPLVPLFMALVGLMTRDASARRLVTMQRLGSQVLDLLVGLPTLVALGRERGPAARVRRLGQAHRHATNATLRTAFLSSLVLELLTTLSVALVAVEVGLRLLHGNLGLRTALVVLVLAPEVYLPLRQVGTHFHASTDGLAAADAAFAALGQPLPADGTLDAPDLRTAIIELRDVVVRHEGRDESAPDGLTLTLRPGTVVAMTGPSGSGKTTAAQVVLRLRTIDDGVAEVVDVDGLRTPLSQLVARTWWDQLCWLDQDPVLVPGTLRHNALLFERRSDAHAVDEDRLAAAAVAAGFEPVVADVAGGWDARVGRDGLGLSAGQRQRLALVRVLLADAQLVVLDEPTAHLDGVTQDVVIAALDLLRRQGRTVLVVSHRESLAAHADVVVSSLTFAAPEGAR; translated from the coding sequence GTGCCAGCGCTCGATCCACGCCTGCTGCGCCAGGTCGCGCCGGCCCGCCGGTACGTCGCGCTGACCGCCGCCGTGGGCGTGACGACCGGAGCCCTCGTCGTCGCCCAGGCACTGCTGCTCGCGGACGTCGTCGCCGCGGTGTTCTACGGCGCCGACGTGGGCGCGAAGCGCGCCCAGGTCGGCGCCCTCGCGGTCGTGGTGCTGCTGCGGGCCGTGCTGGCCTGGGTGCAGGAGCGCTACGGCGAGCGCGCCGCCACGCAGGTGGTGGCCCAGCTGCGGCAGGACGTGCTGCGGCACGGCGCCTCCCTCGGCGCCGGTGGGCTCACGTCCAGCGGGCGGACGGCGCTGGTCGCGCTGGTCACGGACGGGCTGGAACGGTTGCAGCCGTACCTGTCCCGATACCTGCCCCAGCTCGTCGCGGCCGCCGTGCTGACCCCGGCGCTGCTGGCCGTGGTGCTCTGGCAGGACCCGCTCTCGGCGCTGGTCATCGCCGTCACCCTGCCCCTCGTGCCGCTGTTCATGGCCCTGGTGGGTCTGATGACCCGCGATGCGTCCGCGCGTCGTCTGGTGACCATGCAGCGGCTGGGGTCGCAAGTGCTCGACCTGCTCGTCGGGTTGCCGACCCTGGTCGCGCTCGGCCGTGAGCGTGGACCGGCGGCGCGGGTCCGCCGGCTCGGTCAAGCGCACCGGCACGCCACCAACGCGACCTTGCGCACGGCGTTCCTGTCCTCGCTCGTGCTCGAGCTGCTGACCACGTTGTCGGTCGCGCTCGTGGCCGTCGAGGTCGGCCTGCGACTGCTGCACGGCAACCTCGGCCTGCGCACCGCGCTGGTCGTGCTGGTGCTGGCGCCGGAGGTCTACCTGCCGTTGCGCCAGGTCGGCACGCACTTCCACGCGAGCACCGACGGGCTCGCCGCCGCGGACGCCGCCTTCGCCGCGCTCGGGCAGCCGCTGCCGGCCGACGGAACCCTCGACGCGCCAGACCTGCGGACCGCCATCATCGAGCTGCGGGACGTCGTCGTCCGGCACGAGGGTCGGGATGAGTCGGCGCCGGACGGTCTGACCCTGACGCTGCGGCCCGGGACCGTCGTCGCGATGACCGGCCCGAGCGGGAGCGGCAAGACCACCGCCGCCCAGGTCGTGCTGCGGCTGAGGACGATCGACGACGGCGTCGCCGAGGTGGTGGACGTCGACGGCCTGCGCACTCCGCTGTCCCAGCTGGTCGCCCGGACCTGGTGGGACCAGCTGTGCTGGCTCGACCAAGATCCGGTGCTCGTCCCGGGGACGTTGCGGCACAACGCGTTGCTGTTCGAACGCCGCTCGGACGCGCACGCCGTCGACGAGGACAGGCTGGCCGCTGCGGCAGTGGCGGCCGGGTTCGAGCCGGTCGTGGCCGACGTCGCCGGCGGCTGGGACGCGCGGGTGGGTCGGGACGGGCTGGGGCTGTCGGCCGGTCAGCGGCAGCGGCTCGCCCTCGTCCGGGTGCTGCTCGCCGACGCCCAGCTGGTGGTGCTGGACGAGCCGACCGCGCACCTGGACGGAGTCACGCAGGACGTCGTCATCGCCGCCCTGGACCTGTTGCGGCGGCAGGGACGCACGGTCCTCGTCGTGTCTCACCGGGAGTCGCTCGCGGCGCACGCCGACGTCGTCGTGTCGTCACTGACCTTCGCTGCCCCGGAGGGTGCCCGGTGA
- the cydB gene encoding cytochrome d ubiquinol oxidase subunit II, translating into MELTTVWFVLIALLWTGYLVLEGFDFGVGMLLLPLSRDADKAVTQTDRRLMINTIGPVWDGNEVWLLVAGGATFAAFPEWYATLFSGFYLALLLILLALIVRGVAFEYRGKIDDPRWRARWDLAITVGSWVPALLWGVAFGNIVAGVPIDADHHFTGTLWTLLNPYALLAGLTTVTLFLLHGAVFLALKTDGPMRERAGRAAAGIAPVTLVVAAAFAVWTQLAHGKTWTWAAVVVAALGLVGTVAATRQRREGLAFLLTTVVIVAAVVLLFGSLFPDVMPSTTDPAFSLTTENASSTPYTLKVMTWVAVVLTPFVLAYQGWTYWVFRQRLTSTHVEGTTGLAPLARR; encoded by the coding sequence ATGGAGCTGACGACCGTCTGGTTCGTGCTGATCGCCCTCCTGTGGACGGGCTACTTGGTGCTCGAGGGCTTCGACTTCGGGGTCGGGATGCTGCTGCTGCCGTTGAGCCGGGACGCCGACAAGGCGGTCACGCAGACCGACCGGCGACTGATGATCAACACCATCGGCCCCGTGTGGGACGGCAACGAGGTGTGGCTGCTGGTCGCCGGCGGCGCCACGTTCGCCGCGTTCCCCGAGTGGTACGCGACGCTGTTCTCCGGCTTCTACCTGGCCCTGCTGCTGATCCTGCTCGCCCTCATCGTGCGTGGGGTCGCGTTCGAGTACCGCGGCAAGATCGACGACCCCCGTTGGCGCGCCCGGTGGGATCTCGCGATCACCGTCGGCTCGTGGGTGCCGGCCCTGCTCTGGGGAGTCGCGTTCGGGAACATCGTCGCCGGCGTCCCCATCGACGCCGACCACCACTTCACCGGCACGCTGTGGACGCTGCTCAACCCGTACGCGCTGCTGGCCGGGCTGACCACCGTCACCCTGTTCCTGTTGCACGGCGCGGTGTTCCTCGCCCTGAAGACCGACGGCCCCATGCGCGAGCGCGCGGGTCGGGCTGCGGCCGGGATCGCGCCGGTGACCCTCGTGGTGGCGGCGGCGTTCGCCGTCTGGACCCAGCTGGCGCACGGCAAGACCTGGACGTGGGCCGCCGTCGTCGTGGCCGCGCTCGGGCTGGTCGGCACCGTGGCCGCGACCCGGCAGCGGCGTGAGGGCCTGGCCTTCCTGCTGACCACGGTGGTGATCGTGGCTGCGGTGGTGCTGCTGTTCGGGTCGCTGTTCCCCGACGTCATGCCGTCCACGACCGATCCCGCGTTCAGCCTCACCACCGAGAACGCGTCCTCCACGCCGTACACGCTCAAGGTGATGACCTGGGTCGCGGTGGTCCTGACCCCGTTCGTCCTGGCCTACCAGGGGTGGACGTACTGGGTCTTCCGTCAGCGGCTGACCAGCACGCACGTCGAGGGCACCACGGGGCTGGCGCCGCTCGCGCGGCGCTGA
- a CDS encoding cytochrome ubiquinol oxidase subunit I, which produces MDALDVARLQFGVTTVYHFFFVPLTIGLAPLVAIMQTVWWRTGDERWLRLTRFFGKLFLINFSMGVVTGIVQEFQFGMNWSEYSRFVGDVFGAPLAIEGLAAFFIESTFLGLWIFGWDRLPRGVHLATIWLAAIGTWLSAYFILAANSFMQHPAGVRFNAERGRAELISIWDLLTNVTALATFPHTVGGAVVVGGTFVAAISAWWAARAHHSGDVSAVDTFRPAIRLGLVALFVGGLVVAVSGDTQAKLMFQQQPMKMAAAEALCDTETGAGFSVFAIGDVENRCDVRQLTIPGLTSWLATGDFDATIKGVNDLQAEYEQKFGPGNYKPLIPVTYWSFRLMIGFGALSAVLGLWALWVTRKGRVPTSRRWALAALWCIPAPFLANSFGWIFTEMGRQPWVVAPNPTGIDGVRMLTHDGVSPVSAATVWISLVSFTLLYGALAVVWFGLMRRYVREGLPAANPPQLRTPDDDRPLSFAY; this is translated from the coding sequence ATGGATGCGCTGGACGTGGCCCGGCTTCAGTTCGGCGTCACCACCGTGTACCACTTCTTCTTCGTGCCGCTGACGATCGGTCTGGCGCCGCTCGTCGCGATCATGCAGACGGTGTGGTGGCGCACGGGCGACGAGCGTTGGCTGCGGCTGACCCGGTTCTTCGGCAAGCTCTTCCTGATCAACTTCTCGATGGGCGTGGTCACCGGCATCGTCCAGGAGTTCCAGTTCGGGATGAACTGGAGCGAGTACTCGCGGTTCGTCGGGGACGTCTTCGGTGCACCCCTGGCGATCGAGGGTCTGGCCGCGTTCTTCATCGAGTCGACCTTCTTGGGCCTGTGGATCTTCGGCTGGGACCGGCTGCCCCGCGGCGTGCACCTGGCGACCATCTGGCTCGCCGCGATCGGCACCTGGCTGTCCGCCTACTTCATCCTCGCCGCCAACTCCTTCATGCAGCACCCGGCCGGGGTGCGGTTCAACGCCGAGCGCGGCCGCGCCGAGCTCATCAGCATCTGGGACCTGCTCACCAACGTGACCGCCCTGGCGACGTTCCCGCACACCGTGGGCGGGGCGGTCGTGGTCGGCGGCACGTTCGTCGCGGCGATCTCCGCCTGGTGGGCCGCGCGAGCACACCACAGCGGCGACGTCAGTGCGGTGGACACGTTCCGCCCGGCGATCCGGCTGGGCCTCGTGGCGCTGTTCGTCGGAGGCCTCGTGGTCGCGGTCTCCGGTGACACGCAGGCCAAGCTCATGTTCCAGCAGCAGCCGATGAAGATGGCGGCCGCGGAGGCGCTGTGCGACACCGAGACCGGGGCGGGCTTCAGCGTCTTCGCGATCGGGGACGTCGAGAACCGTTGCGACGTCAGGCAGCTGACCATCCCGGGGCTCACGTCGTGGCTGGCGACGGGCGACTTCGACGCGACCATCAAGGGTGTCAACGACCTCCAGGCCGAGTACGAGCAGAAGTTCGGACCGGGCAACTACAAGCCGCTGATCCCGGTCACCTACTGGTCGTTCCGGCTGATGATCGGCTTCGGGGCGCTCAGTGCCGTGCTGGGGCTCTGGGCGTTGTGGGTGACCAGAAAGGGGCGGGTGCCGACCAGTCGCCGGTGGGCGCTGGCGGCCCTGTGGTGCATCCCGGCCCCCTTCCTGGCGAACTCCTTCGGCTGGATCTTCACCGAGATGGGCCGACAGCCGTGGGTGGTGGCGCCGAACCCGACCGGCATCGACGGGGTCCGGATGCTCACCCACGACGGGGTCTCGCCGGTCTCGGCCGCCACCGTGTGGATCTCGCTGGTCAGCTTCACGCTGCTGTACGGGGCCCTGGCCGTGGTGTGGTTCGGCCTGATGCGTCGCTACGTCCGCGAGGGGCTGCCGGCGGCGAACCCGCCGCAGCTGCGGACGCCGGACGACGACCGCCCCCTGTCCTTCGCCTACTGA